A single region of the Paludibacter jiangxiensis genome encodes:
- a CDS encoding GDP-L-fucose synthase family protein has translation MDKHAKIYVAGHRGLVGSAIWNNLLQKGYTNLVGKNHNELDLLDGVAVRNFFDAEQPEYVILAAAHVGGIMANSVYRADFIYKNLQIQQNVIGESYRHGVKKLLFLGSTCIYPRDAVQPIKETELLTAPLEYTNEPYAIAKIAGLKMCESFNLQYGTNYIAVMPTNLYGPNDNFDLERSHVLPAMIRKIHLAKCLNEGNMEGVRKDLNLRPVEDVSGESSADDILAILGKYGITANQVKLWGTGKPLREFLWSEEVADASVFVMEHVDFKDTYKAGDRDIRNCHINIGTGKEISIRGVAELIVETVGYKGELLFNSDKPDGTMRKLTDVSKLHQLGWHHKIDIEEGVKRMYEWYIKNE, from the coding sequence ATGGATAAACATGCAAAAATATACGTAGCCGGGCATCGTGGTTTGGTCGGCTCTGCCATCTGGAATAACCTGTTACAAAAAGGATACACCAACCTGGTTGGCAAAAACCATAACGAACTTGACCTGTTGGATGGTGTTGCAGTCCGCAATTTCTTCGACGCAGAACAGCCGGAATATGTGATTCTGGCAGCAGCCCATGTGGGTGGCATCATGGCCAACAGCGTCTATCGTGCCGATTTCATTTATAAGAACCTGCAAATTCAGCAGAATGTTATCGGGGAGAGTTATCGCCACGGGGTGAAGAAACTGCTCTTTCTGGGCAGTACCTGCATCTACCCGCGCGATGCCGTTCAACCTATTAAAGAGACGGAACTATTGACGGCCCCACTCGAATACACCAACGAACCGTATGCCATTGCCAAGATTGCAGGACTCAAAATGTGTGAAAGCTTCAACCTGCAATACGGCACCAACTATATCGCAGTAATGCCCACCAACCTTTATGGCCCAAACGATAATTTTGATTTGGAACGAAGCCATGTTCTTCCTGCAATGATTCGCAAAATACATTTGGCAAAATGTCTGAATGAAGGCAATATGGAAGGCGTTCGAAAGGATCTGAATCTTCGTCCGGTGGAAGACGTCTCCGGCGAAAGCTCAGCTGATGATATCTTAGCTATTCTCGGCAAATATGGCATTACTGCCAACCAGGTGAAACTGTGGGGAACCGGCAAACCCTTGCGCGAATTCCTTTGGAGCGAAGAAGTGGCCGACGCGAGTGTCTTTGTTATGGAGCACGTCGATTTCAAAGATACCTACAAAGCGGGCGACCGTGACATTCGCAACTGCCACATTAACATCGGCACCGGAAAAGAAATTTCTATCCGCGGAGTGGCCGAACTGATTGTAGAAACGGTCGGATACAAAGGTGAGCTTTTGTTCAACAGCGACAAGCCCGACGGTACTATGCGCAAACTTACCGATGTCTCCAAACTTCACCAACTGGGCTGGCATCACAAAATTGACATCGAAGAAGGTGTAAAACGGATGTATGAATGGTACATAAAAAATGAGTAA
- the gmd gene encoding GDP-mannose 4,6-dehydratase: MKKVALITGITGQDGSFLAEFLIDKGYEVHGILRRSSSFNTGRIEHLYLDEWVRDMKRSRLVNLHYGDMTDSSSLIRIIQETQPDEIYNLAAQSHVKVSFDVPEYTAETDAVGTLRMLEAVRILGLEKKTKIYQASTSELFGLVQEVPQKETTPFYPRSPYGVAKQYGFWITKNYRESYGMFAVNGILFNHESERRGETFVTRKITLAAARIALGYQDKLYLGNLDALRDWGYAKDYVECMWLILQHDTPEDFVIATGEYHTVREFASLAFKETGIELRWEGKGVDEKGIDVATGRVLVEVDPKYFRPAEVEQLLGDPTKARTLLGWNPTQTSFPELVHIMAQHDMKFVKKLHSQTPE; the protein is encoded by the coding sequence ATGAAAAAAGTAGCTTTAATCACAGGAATTACCGGTCAGGATGGATCTTTTCTGGCTGAGTTTTTAATTGATAAAGGGTATGAAGTACACGGCATTCTGCGCCGTTCTTCTTCTTTTAATACCGGTCGCATCGAACACCTCTACCTCGACGAATGGGTGCGAGATATGAAACGCAGTCGCCTGGTCAACCTGCACTACGGCGACATGACGGACAGCAGTTCGCTCATCCGTATCATTCAGGAAACACAACCCGATGAAATTTATAACCTTGCCGCTCAAAGCCATGTCAAAGTTTCTTTTGACGTGCCGGAATATACCGCCGAAACCGACGCGGTAGGTACCCTCCGCATGTTGGAAGCTGTACGCATTTTAGGTCTGGAAAAGAAAACAAAGATTTATCAGGCTTCTACCTCCGAACTCTTCGGTCTGGTACAGGAGGTTCCTCAAAAAGAGACTACCCCGTTCTACCCCCGTTCTCCGTACGGAGTTGCTAAACAATACGGCTTCTGGATCACCAAAAACTACCGTGAGAGTTATGGCATGTTTGCAGTCAACGGAATTCTGTTCAATCACGAAAGTGAACGCCGTGGCGAAACTTTTGTTACCCGTAAGATTACATTAGCTGCTGCCCGCATTGCATTGGGCTATCAGGACAAGCTGTATCTCGGAAATCTCGATGCCCTGCGCGACTGGGGCTATGCCAAAGATTACGTGGAATGCATGTGGCTTATCCTGCAACATGATACCCCCGAAGATTTCGTGATTGCTACCGGGGAATACCATACCGTTCGCGAATTTGCCTCGCTGGCTTTCAAAGAAACCGGCATCGAATTGCGTTGGGAAGGTAAAGGCGTTGACGAAAAGGGCATTGATGTGGCAACCGGTCGCGTACTGGTGGAAGTTGATCCGAAGTATTTCCGGCCGGCCGAAGTAGAACAGCTATTAGGCGATCCTACCAAAGCACGCACTCTGCTGGGATGGAACCCGACTCAGACGTCTTTTCCCGAACTGGTACATATCATGGCGCAACACGACATGAAATTTGTAAAGAAACTGCATAGCCAGACACCGGAGTAA
- the proC gene encoding pyrroline-5-carboxylate reductase, translating to MQLTIIGAGNMGGAIAQGLFNHKSAEDNLHVAVADISQEKLAAIAPYCDATFTDNAEAVAKADIVLIAVKPWLVDIVIDTIKPVIESRCPIIVSIAAGVTINHLLERLQASYPIYRLIPNTAISIAESMTLIANQNTNDEQDQLIGSIFEKLGKTLFIPESLMNAATSLTSCGIAYALRYIRAATEGGVEMGFPAAQAKEMVAQTLIGAAQLILQNDSHPEVEIDKVTTPGGITIKGLNAMEAEGFTNAVIKGLKASLI from the coding sequence ATGCAACTTACAATTATCGGAGCAGGCAATATGGGTGGCGCGATCGCCCAGGGTCTGTTCAACCACAAATCAGCTGAAGACAACCTGCATGTAGCAGTTGCCGATATAAGTCAGGAAAAACTTGCTGCCATAGCCCCTTATTGCGATGCAACATTTACCGATAATGCCGAAGCGGTAGCCAAAGCTGACATCGTGCTTATTGCCGTAAAACCATGGTTAGTCGATATTGTGATTGACACTATCAAACCGGTCATCGAGTCTCGCTGTCCCATCATAGTATCCATTGCGGCTGGTGTCACCATCAACCATCTCTTGGAAAGACTTCAGGCCAGTTATCCTATTTACAGGCTTATCCCCAACACCGCTATTTCTATCGCCGAAAGCATGACGCTGATTGCCAATCAAAACACAAACGACGAGCAAGATCAACTTATCGGTTCCATTTTTGAAAAACTTGGCAAAACGCTGTTTATTCCTGAATCATTGATGAATGCAGCCACATCTCTAACATCGTGTGGGATTGCCTACGCTCTGCGCTATATCCGTGCAGCTACCGAAGGAGGTGTCGAAATGGGATTTCCGGCAGCTCAGGCCAAAGAGATGGTTGCACAGACTTTGATCGGTGCAGCTCAGCTTATTTTGCAAAACGACTCGCATCCCGAAGTGGAGATTGACAAAGTTACCACACCCGGTGGTATTACCATCAAAGGACTCAATGCAATGGAAGCCGAAGGGTTTACCAATGCGGTTATCAAAGGTTTGAAAGCAAGCTTGATATAA
- a CDS encoding gliding motility lipoprotein GldH → MQEKKINYLLVAAFLLLIAACSHNTVYSDYKSIPDAGWNKDSVARFAVNITETGVPCNVLVNIRHNNTYPYQNFWMFIATTSPDGKTTQDTIECYLADNRGKWLGSGLSSVYNMPVLFKPNTVFTKPGKYIFAIRHGMRDDLLPGITDIGIEIDKAK, encoded by the coding sequence ATGCAGGAAAAGAAGATTAATTATCTGTTGGTTGCGGCTTTTTTACTCCTGATTGCCGCCTGTTCACACAATACGGTCTACAGCGATTATAAATCCATCCCGGATGCCGGATGGAACAAAGACAGTGTTGCCCGGTTTGCAGTCAACATCACCGAAACCGGAGTTCCCTGTAATGTACTGGTTAACATCCGTCACAACAACACCTACCCTTACCAGAACTTCTGGATGTTTATTGCCACGACATCTCCCGATGGAAAGACCACGCAGGACACGATAGAATGTTATCTGGCGGACAACAGAGGGAAATGGCTGGGTAGCGGACTAAGTTCCGTTTACAATATGCCTGTGTTATTCAAACCCAATACGGTATTCACAAAGCCCGGCAAATATATTTTCGCTATTCGTCATGGTATGCGCGACGATCTCTTGCCCGGAATAACCGACATTGGAATTGAGATAGACAAAGCTAAGTAG
- a CDS encoding DNA polymerase III subunit, whose product MFFSSIIGQEAIKQRLIAAVQEQRIPHALLLCGGEGIGKLPLAIAFAQYVCCEHRTATDSCGSCPSCVKFAKLAHPDLHFVFPIIKPEGKQSVVCDDFVAEFRNFVLEHPYGTVNEWINGIGSGKQGMIYEAESGEILRKLNLKTYESEYKVMIIWQPEKMNITCANKLLKILEEPPEKTLFLLVSEMPDMLLTTIQSRTQRINIPQIERASLEEALHRKFSLTPESAANVARIANGNYRKAEEMIESSDENQFNLEQFIFLMRTAYARKVKEMKQWSEMMSKIGRERQKSFFIYAQKMVRENFILNLHEEELNYLNNNEETFSQRFAPFINERNIESIMTDLAIAERHIEGNVQAKMVFFDLSLKFIVSLIKK is encoded by the coding sequence TTGTTTTTCTCATCAATCATAGGACAGGAGGCTATCAAACAACGCCTTATCGCGGCGGTACAGGAACAACGTATTCCTCATGCACTGCTGTTGTGCGGTGGCGAAGGCATCGGCAAGTTACCATTGGCCATCGCTTTTGCTCAGTACGTTTGTTGCGAGCACCGCACGGCGACCGATTCCTGCGGTTCGTGCCCCTCCTGCGTGAAATTTGCCAAGTTGGCTCACCCCGATCTTCATTTTGTGTTCCCCATCATCAAGCCCGAAGGAAAACAATCGGTAGTCTGTGATGATTTCGTTGCTGAATTCCGCAACTTTGTACTGGAGCATCCCTATGGCACTGTCAACGAGTGGATCAATGGTATAGGCTCCGGGAAGCAAGGGATGATTTACGAAGCCGAAAGCGGTGAAATCTTGCGCAAACTCAACTTAAAGACATACGAATCGGAGTATAAAGTGATGATTATCTGGCAACCGGAGAAAATGAACATCACCTGTGCGAATAAATTGCTAAAAATACTGGAAGAACCACCAGAAAAGACGCTTTTCCTTCTTGTCTCAGAAATGCCGGATATGTTGCTGACCACTATACAATCACGGACACAACGCATCAACATTCCGCAAATAGAACGAGCATCACTTGAAGAGGCGCTGCATAGAAAATTCTCGCTCACTCCCGAATCGGCGGCCAATGTAGCCCGTATTGCCAATGGTAATTATCGCAAGGCCGAAGAGATGATTGAGTCGAGTGATGAAAATCAGTTTAATCTCGAACAGTTTATCTTTCTGATGCGAACCGCTTATGCCCGAAAAGTAAAAGAGATGAAGCAGTGGTCGGAGATGATGTCAAAGATCGGGCGCGAGCGCCAAAAGAGCTTTTTCATCTACGCTCAGAAAATGGTACGCGAGAATTTTATTCTCAATTTGCACGAAGAAGAACTCAATTACCTGAATAACAACGAAGAGACATTTTCTCAACGATTTGCTCCATTTATCAACGAGCGGAATATTGAAAGCATCATGACCGACCTGGCTATTGCCGAACGACACATTGAAGGCAACGTGCAGGCCAAGATGGTCTTTTTCGATTTATCATTGAAGTTCATCGTCTCATTGATAAAAAAATAG
- a CDS encoding threonine aldolase family protein, with amino-acid sequence MKSFASDNYSGIHPNILNAIAEANQAHVSSYGNDPFTAKAEHLFKQQFGQDTEVLFVFNGTGANITALQCAVQSFHSILCAKTAHINVDECGALMKATGCQLHAIDTPDGKLTPELIAPFLSDLGNIHHTQPRVISITQCTEVGTVYSLNELTTLCRFAHQNGLYVHLDGARIANALAALGCSAKTGTVDCGVDIMSFGGTKNGLMIGEAVLIFNKDLVANAQFVRKQLAQLFSKMRFISAQFVALLENNLWLTMAAHSNAMAQLLTREVSTIPQVKITQPTNANGVFALIPPAIVEPLQKEFPFYLWNEQTCEARWMCSFDTTEEEIRIFVKLIKELCDGMKL; translated from the coding sequence ATGAAAAGTTTTGCAAGTGATAATTATTCGGGCATCCACCCGAACATCCTCAACGCAATAGCAGAAGCCAATCAGGCACATGTTTCTTCTTACGGCAACGATCCGTTTACGGCAAAAGCCGAACACCTTTTCAAACAACAATTTGGGCAGGACACAGAAGTCCTTTTCGTATTCAACGGAACCGGAGCCAACATCACGGCATTGCAATGCGCTGTGCAATCATTTCACTCCATTCTTTGTGCAAAAACGGCACATATTAACGTTGACGAATGCGGCGCGCTAATGAAAGCTACCGGCTGCCAGTTACATGCGATTGATACACCTGATGGCAAACTGACTCCCGAGCTTATCGCTCCGTTCCTCTCCGACCTTGGCAATATTCACCACACACAACCACGGGTAATTTCCATCACTCAATGTACTGAAGTGGGAACAGTTTATTCATTGAATGAACTTACGACCTTGTGCCGGTTTGCACATCAAAACGGACTTTATGTTCATCTTGACGGTGCCCGTATTGCCAATGCTCTGGCAGCACTCGGATGTAGCGCCAAAACCGGAACAGTCGATTGCGGCGTTGACATTATGAGTTTCGGGGGAACCAAAAACGGGCTGATGATCGGAGAAGCTGTCCTTATCTTCAATAAAGATCTGGTTGCCAATGCACAGTTTGTACGCAAGCAGCTGGCTCAGCTTTTTTCAAAAATGCGTTTCATCTCCGCACAATTTGTTGCCCTGCTCGAAAACAACCTGTGGCTCACTATGGCTGCTCATTCCAACGCCATGGCTCAACTACTAACCCGTGAAGTAAGCACCATTCCCCAGGTGAAAATCACACAGCCGACGAATGCCAATGGAGTGTTTGCCCTCATCCCACCTGCCATTGTGGAACCATTACAAAAAGAGTTTCCTTTTTATCTGTGGAATGAACAGACGTGCGAAGCCCGCTGGATGTGTTCATTCGATACAACCGAAGAAGAAATCCGTATCTTTGTGAAACTCATCAAAGAACTTTGTGACGGTATGAAGCTTTGA
- a CDS encoding DUF3276 family protein, which produces MSEFRHRDDRENKEKDIVFSKAIKAGKRIYYIDVKQSRNEDYYVAITESKKRISGMDNAQVVSFEKHKIFLYKEDFVKFINGLEEVIGFVNEKNRGQAVSGTDFSEDANDN; this is translated from the coding sequence ATGAGTGAGTTTAGACATAGAGATGACAGAGAAAATAAGGAGAAAGACATTGTGTTTTCCAAGGCCATTAAAGCAGGTAAACGCATTTATTATATTGACGTTAAGCAGAGTCGTAACGAAGATTACTACGTTGCGATAACAGAAAGTAAAAAGCGTATTTCAGGAATGGATAATGCTCAGGTTGTATCTTTCGAAAAGCACAAAATATTTCTTTACAAAGAAGATTTTGTGAAATTTATCAACGGACTGGAAGAAGTGATCGGTTTTGTCAACGAAAAAAACAGAGGGCAAGCTGTTTCCGGAACTGATTTTTCTGAAGACGCCAACGACAACTGA
- a CDS encoding universal stress protein, with the protein METNYVTVAIHTYERAQVLKTLLERVGIEAHLHRVSEDHPQVAAGVRVRIKEKDLAHALQVIEEMETAHRSGVDILNKPQSPVVMIPVDFSDYSIRACEFGFRMAKLLNAKVVVLHAYYSPVFSIAQLTETLSYDIYENEAVRQIIKKAEGDLENLANLLKRKMQKSELPSVSFTCELKEGVPEDAILSYVKEREPSLVVMGTRGKDQKEADLIGSVTAEIIDRCRVPVLAVPENVSLFDGDGVYNVAFASGFDQKDLLAFDKMMQFLKPFKIKVFLTHIQSHKEKNFNQEQLKGITDYFTKNYPNLDFEFLSIKDDNLLSELQAVVEEKRIGLISLNSRKRSLFTHLFNPSVAHKMIFHTDTPMLVFHS; encoded by the coding sequence ATGGAAACCAATTATGTAACAGTGGCCATTCATACCTACGAACGTGCACAGGTGCTCAAAACCCTGCTCGAACGGGTGGGGATAGAAGCGCATTTGCACCGGGTGAGTGAAGATCATCCTCAGGTGGCTGCGGGTGTCAGAGTCAGAATTAAAGAAAAAGATCTGGCTCATGCGCTGCAGGTGATTGAGGAGATGGAAACCGCACACAGAAGCGGTGTGGATATATTGAATAAACCGCAATCTCCGGTGGTAATGATACCGGTTGACTTTTCGGATTATTCGATTCGTGCCTGCGAATTTGGATTTCGCATGGCTAAACTGCTGAATGCGAAGGTTGTTGTGCTGCATGCTTACTACAGTCCGGTGTTTTCGATAGCACAACTTACCGAGACTCTGTCGTATGATATTTATGAAAATGAGGCGGTGAGACAGATTATCAAGAAGGCGGAAGGAGATCTGGAGAATCTGGCAAACCTTCTGAAACGCAAAATGCAGAAGAGCGAATTGCCATCCGTTTCGTTTACCTGCGAGCTGAAGGAAGGAGTTCCTGAAGATGCTATTCTTTCGTACGTGAAAGAGCGTGAGCCTTCTTTGGTTGTGATGGGGACAAGAGGAAAGGATCAGAAAGAGGCCGATCTGATTGGCAGTGTGACGGCTGAAATCATTGACCGTTGCCGGGTGCCGGTTTTGGCTGTTCCCGAAAATGTCTCTTTGTTTGATGGCGATGGCGTGTACAATGTTGCTTTTGCCAGCGGCTTCGATCAGAAAGATTTACTGGCTTTCGATAAGATGATGCAGTTTTTGAAACCTTTCAAAATTAAAGTATTCCTGACTCATATACAGTCCCACAAGGAAAAGAACTTCAATCAGGAACAGCTGAAAGGAATTACCGATTATTTTACCAAGAACTATCCAAACCTTGATTTTGAGTTCTTATCAATTAAAGACGATAATCTGTTGTCCGAATTACAGGCTGTTGTTGAAGAAAAGAGAATCGGCCTGATTTCATTGAATTCACGGAAGCGGAGTTTGTTCACACACCTTTTCAACCCTAGTGTGGCACACAAAATGATTTTTCATACCGACACCCCAATGTTGGTGTTCCACTCCTAA
- a CDS encoding ATP-dependent helicase: MNVNQLEELLSHLNESQRQAVAYNEGPSLVIAGAGSGKTRVLTYKIAYLLLSGLHPSSILALTFTNKAAREMKERIATLVGRDKAKWLWMGTFHSIFSRMLRAEAEKLGFTSGFTIYDTADSKSLLKTIIKELQLDDKVYKPAVIHGRISFAKNNLLTADKYQSNGDLYKADSAARIPRTGDIYALYASRCRQANAMDFDDLLLYTNILFRDYPDVLNNYRQRFAFILVDEYQDTNFAQHLIVKRLAEQHQRISVVGDDAQSIYSFRGANIDNILKFKNHFPDSKLFKLEQNYRSTQNIVAAANSLIQKNKTQIQKNVFSENAKGQRIQVFSAMTDTEEGFNIANKVSEIHLTQHHPFSDFAILYRTNAQSRIFEEALRKRNIPYKIYGGLSFYQRKEIKDVLAYFRLVINPYDEEALKRVINYPARGIGDTTVGKISDCAHLHHVSMWEVLSDPLQFNLGVNAGTAGKLSKFRELIFSFIEKSPQLDAYEMAQEVVKGAGIMADVSVDTSPENLSKQENLQELVSGMHEFCEQRVNEGETEIGLVSFMSEVSLLTDQDNTNDEDAEKLTMMTIHSAKGLEFRNVFIVGMEEGLFPSGYVDSESEVEEERRLFYVAITRAEEQCFISYAKSRFRNGQLNFQNPSRFLGDIDQQYLDLPIDYKTMYGRRQERSIDQERELFSSPTAYNRPQPASTNVGSHETNKWKKLSNSSGGSTTQAVQSAGGIAVGNTVRHEKFGIGQVVNIENVDGNNKATVDFGTNGTRALLLKYAKLEVINR, translated from the coding sequence ATCAACGTGAATCAGTTAGAAGAACTTCTATCGCATCTCAATGAAAGCCAGCGGCAGGCGGTTGCCTACAACGAAGGACCTTCGTTAGTTATCGCCGGTGCCGGCTCGGGCAAAACCCGTGTGTTGACGTATAAAATAGCATACCTGCTGTTGAGCGGTCTGCACCCCTCGTCTATTCTTGCGCTCACTTTTACCAACAAGGCCGCTCGCGAAATGAAAGAGCGTATTGCCACGCTGGTAGGTCGCGACAAGGCCAAATGGCTCTGGATGGGCACGTTCCACTCCATCTTTTCGCGCATGTTGCGTGCCGAAGCCGAGAAACTCGGGTTCACGTCGGGGTTTACCATCTACGACACAGCTGATTCCAAAAGCCTGCTCAAAACCATTATCAAGGAATTGCAGCTCGACGACAAGGTTTACAAACCGGCAGTGATTCACGGTCGCATCTCATTTGCCAAAAACAACCTGCTTACCGCCGATAAATACCAAAGCAACGGCGATTTGTACAAAGCCGACAGTGCCGCACGCATTCCTCGTACCGGCGATATTTACGCGCTGTATGCTTCACGCTGCCGTCAGGCCAATGCCATGGATTTCGATGATTTGTTGCTTTATACCAACATTCTCTTCCGTGACTACCCCGATGTACTGAACAATTACAGGCAACGCTTTGCGTTTATTTTGGTGGATGAGTATCAGGATACTAACTTCGCGCAGCACCTCATCGTAAAGCGCCTTGCCGAACAGCACCAACGCATTTCGGTGGTGGGCGACGATGCCCAGAGCATCTATTCGTTCCGCGGGGCAAACATCGACAACATTCTGAAATTCAAAAATCATTTCCCGGATAGCAAACTGTTCAAGCTAGAGCAGAATTACCGTTCCACCCAAAACATCGTAGCGGCTGCTAACAGCCTGATTCAGAAAAACAAAACACAAATTCAGAAGAACGTTTTTTCCGAAAATGCCAAAGGCCAACGCATTCAGGTATTCAGCGCCATGACCGATACTGAGGAGGGCTTTAATATCGCCAACAAGGTTTCGGAAATTCACCTGACCCAGCACCATCCGTTTAGCGATTTTGCTATTCTATACCGCACCAATGCTCAGTCGCGTATCTTCGAAGAGGCGCTACGCAAACGCAATATCCCCTATAAAATTTACGGCGGACTGTCGTTCTACCAACGCAAAGAGATCAAAGATGTGTTGGCCTATTTCCGGTTAGTCATCAACCCGTACGACGAAGAGGCACTAAAACGCGTCATCAACTATCCGGCACGCGGTATCGGGGATACAACCGTCGGCAAGATTTCCGATTGCGCGCATCTGCATCATGTCTCCATGTGGGAAGTGTTGAGCGATCCGTTGCAGTTCAACCTTGGAGTCAACGCGGGAACTGCCGGCAAGCTTTCTAAATTCCGCGAACTGATCTTCTCGTTCATCGAAAAATCGCCACAATTGGATGCTTACGAGATGGCACAGGAAGTGGTCAAAGGAGCAGGCATCATGGCCGATGTCAGTGTCGACACTTCACCCGAGAACCTCAGCAAACAGGAGAACCTGCAGGAGTTGGTAAGTGGCATGCACGAATTCTGCGAACAGCGCGTTAACGAAGGCGAAACCGAAATCGGACTGGTTTCGTTTATGTCGGAAGTATCATTGTTGACCGATCAGGACAACACGAACGACGAAGATGCCGAGAAGCTCACCATGATGACCATCCACTCTGCAAAAGGGCTCGAGTTCCGCAATGTATTTATCGTTGGAATGGAAGAGGGATTGTTTCCGTCGGGGTATGTAGACAGCGAAAGTGAAGTGGAAGAGGAACGTCGCCTGTTCTACGTAGCTATTACCCGCGCCGAAGAGCAATGCTTTATCAGTTACGCCAAAAGCCGCTTCCGCAACGGCCAACTCAATTTTCAAAATCCAAGTCGCTTTCTGGGCGACATCGACCAGCAATACCTCGACCTACCCATCGATTATAAAACGATGTACGGTCGCCGTCAGGAACGCAGCATCGATCAGGAACGGGAGCTGTTCAGCTCGCCAACCGCTTACAACCGTCCGCAACCGGCATCGACCAATGTCGGTTCGCACGAAACCAATAAGTGGAAGAAATTAAGCAACTCGTCAGGAGGATCAACAACTCAAGCCGTTCAATCGGCAGGAGGGATAGCCGTCGGCAACACGGTTCGGCATGAAAAGTTCGGCATCGGGCAGGTTGTCAATATTGAAAACGTGGATGGCAACAACAAAGCCACCGTCGACTTCGGAACCAACGGCACACGGGCATTGCTGCTGAAATATGCAAAATTGGAAGTAATAAATAGATAG
- a CDS encoding TfoX/Sxy family protein, which translates to MENELAKQVNIGKVVADKLNEVGISTPEELRALGSKQAFLRLQTVDSGACLHELMALEGAIRGIRKYDLPEEVKADLKRFHQLSQKNLSE; encoded by the coding sequence ATGGAAAACGAACTTGCTAAACAGGTGAATATCGGCAAAGTAGTGGCTGACAAACTCAACGAAGTGGGCATCTCCACACCGGAAGAGCTCCGGGCACTCGGCAGCAAACAGGCGTTCCTCCGTTTACAGACGGTAGATAGCGGAGCATGCCTTCACGAACTGATGGCGCTCGAAGGTGCAATTCGCGGCATCCGCAAATACGATCTACCCGAAGAGGTTAAAGCCGACCTGAAACGTTTTCATCAATTGTCTCAAAAGAATTTATCGGAATAA
- the tpiA gene encoding triose-phosphate isomerase: MRKNIVAGNWKMNKTLQEGLALAKELNEVLAPKTPNCDVVIGTPFIHLAAVAATVDTKKIGVAAQNCANKESGAYTGEVSAAMVKSTGAEYVILGHSERREYYNETSAILNDKVALALANGLTPIYCCGEALDIRNANKQNEFVKNQLEETIFNLSAEDFKKLVIAYEPIWAIGTGVTASTEQAQDMLKFIRSIIAEKFGQEIADNTSILYGGSCNAKNAPELFAQPDIDGGLIGGASLKAADFVAIIDAF; encoded by the coding sequence ATGAGAAAGAACATTGTAGCAGGTAACTGGAAAATGAACAAAACCCTGCAAGAAGGCTTGGCTTTGGCCAAAGAATTGAACGAAGTTTTAGCACCAAAAACTCCTAACTGCGACGTAGTAATCGGCACTCCGTTTATCCACCTCGCAGCTGTTGCTGCAACCGTAGACACAAAAAAAATCGGCGTTGCTGCTCAAAACTGTGCCAACAAAGAATCGGGTGCTTATACCGGTGAAGTAAGTGCAGCTATGGTAAAATCTACCGGTGCTGAATACGTAATCCTCGGCCACTCAGAACGTCGCGAATATTACAACGAAACCAGCGCCATCCTGAACGACAAGGTTGCTTTGGCTTTGGCTAACGGTCTGACTCCGATCTACTGCTGCGGCGAAGCACTCGACATTCGTAACGCTAACAAACAAAACGAATTCGTAAAAAATCAGTTGGAAGAAACCATCTTCAACCTCAGCGCTGAAGACTTTAAGAAACTGGTTATCGCTTACGAACCTATCTGGGCTATCGGCACCGGCGTAACAGCTTCTACAGAACAAGCTCAGGATATGCTGAAATTTATCCGTAGCATCATCGCTGAAAAATTCGGTCAGGAAATCGCAGACAACACCTCTATCCTTTACGGTGGTAGCTGCAACGCTAAAAACGCTCCTGAACTGTTCGCTCAACCTGACATCGACGGTGGTCTGATCGGCGGTGCTTCATTGAAAGCTGCCGATTTCGTTGCAATTATCGACGCATTTTGA